In Phragmites australis chromosome 17, lpPhrAust1.1, whole genome shotgun sequence, the following are encoded in one genomic region:
- the LOC133897878 gene encoding 3beta-hydroxysteroid-dehydrogenase/decarboxylase-like: MATAEPGPNPRKPACAVTFGRSTLLGRHLAAALAASGRWSAVVVVDPSPSSSPPASHLVHHLAVDLSDPAAIVSAISGAAAVFHVDPTAAASSDGSFLSLHRVAVEGTRRLLAVCRACGVGRVVYTGSADVVAAGDRDVVNADEDSAPYPDKFGNAVSGLRAQVEMMVLGADGMDGMRTCVLRPSNLFGPGDSSLVRFVAGYARSPFGKFVIGSGSNMSDFTYVENVTHANICAEEALCSNAASVAGKPFFVTNDEPIKTWEFMNCIMQAMGCQRPRINLPARMLLFAALFSNMIHHRLGFQILSTPLLHPDTIYFLSCTRTFNTSKARRLLGYYPVVSLEDGIMRTVGSLSELPDNLGLSRQQSSCGSSKADKLLGSGTAADILLWRDEKRTFSFVTVLFLLFYWFLLSDRTFILSAAKFLLVISLALFIHGVLPPQVFGFTVEKVTSDYFEVSHSVVRNSLMCLASAWNRGIGKLRILAEGDDWSTLLKVLAFLYSIKLMLNFQFRVLMGLVLASLFIVFIVYEQCEEEIDSFVAMASDKIKWLADRVAGNLPASLKVYIS; the protein is encoded by the exons ATGGCGACCGCCGAGCCCGGCCCGAACCCGCGCAAGCCCGCCTGCGCCGTCACCTTCGGCCGCTCCACCCTTCTCGGCCGCCACCTAGCCGCAGCGCTCGCCGCCTCGGGCCGCTGgtccgccgtcgtcgtcgtcgacccCTCCCCATCCTCGTCCCCGCCTGCCTCCCACCTCGTCCACCACCTAGCCGTCGACCTCTCCGACCCCGCGGCGATCGTTTCTGCCATCTCCGGCGCCGCGGCCGTTTTCCACGTGgaccccaccgccgccgcctccagcgACGGgtccttcctctccctccacCGCGTCGCCGTCGAGGGCACGAGGCGGCTCCTCGCCGTCTGCCGCGCGTGCGGCGTGGGGAGAGTGGTGTACACCGGCTCGGCCGACgtggtcgccgccggcgaccggGATGTGGTCAATGCCGACGAGGACTCCGCGCCCTACCCTGACAAG TTCGGCAATGCGGTGAGCGGGCTGAGGGCGCAGGTGGAGATGATGGTGCTGGGTGCGGACGGGATGGACGGGATGCGGACGTGCGTGCTGCGGCCGAGCAATCTGTTTGGGCCTGGCGATTCGAGCCTAGTGAGGTTCGTTGCTGGATATGCAAGGTCTCCCTTTGGCAAG TTCGTAATAGGTAGTGGCAGTAACATGTCTGACTTCACCTACGTGGAAAATGTGACCCATGCCAATATTTGCGCTGAGGAAGCTTTGTGTTCAAATGCAGCTTCTGTTGCTGGAAAG CCATTTTTTGTTACCAATGATGAACCTATCAAAACATGGGAGTTTATGAATTGCATAATGCAAGCCATGGGTTGTCAGAG GCCCAGGATTAATCTTCCTGCCAGGATGTTATTGTTTGCAGCCTTGTTCTCCAATATGATTCACCACAGGCTTGGTTTTCAAATATTATCCACTCCACTTCTGCATCCAGATACAATATACTTCTTGTCATGTACAAGAACTTTCAACACTTCAAAAGCTAGAAGATTACTTGGGTATTACCCAGTTGTATCATTGGAG GATGGCATTATGAGAACTGTCGGATCACTCTCAGAACTACCAGATAATTTGGGTTTGTCAAGGCAACAAAGCTCCTGTGGATCATCAAAAGCAGATAAGCTGCTAGGCAGTGGAACCG CTGCTGATATTCTTCTTTGGAGGGATGAAAAGAGAACTTTTTCCTTTGTCACAGTATTGTTTCTGCTGTTCTACTGGTTCCTGCTTTCAGATAGAACTTTCATTTTGTCAGCTGCCAAATTTCTTCTAGTGATCTCCCTTGCTCTTTTCATCCATGGTGTGCTGCCTCCACAAGT GTTTGGTTTTACAGTTGAGAAGGTTACTTCTGATTATTTTGAAGTATCACACTCAGTGGTGAGGAATTCACTTATGTGCCTGGCTTCCGCATGGAATAGGGGCATTGGTAAATTGAGGATTCTAGCTGAAGGTGATGATTGGAGTACCCTTTTAAAG GTACTTGCTTTTTTATACAGTATCAAACTAATGCTGAACTTTCAATTCAGAGTTCTGATGGGTCTTG TACTGGCATCCTTGTTCATTGTCTTCATTGTCTATGAGCAATGTGAGGAAGAAATTGACAGTTTTGTCGCTATGGCTTCTGACAAAATCAAGTGGCTAGCGGACAGAGTAGCTGGAAATTTGCCGGCTTCTTTAAAGGTGTATATATCCTAG